Genomic DNA from Candidatus Margulisiibacteriota bacterium:
TTTTGTGGGGGTTTCATCTGGGCGGAATAAATCTGGCCATGGAGGGTTTATTTATAGCGGCCATACTTTCGGTAATGGAAGTGAGCCTTTCATTTGACAATGCTGTAGTGAATGCATCTGTTCTGAAAACCATGAGTGCCAAATGGCAAAAAAGGTTCTTAACCTGGGGAATTATTATCGCTGTGTTTGGGATGAGACTTTTATTCCCAATTCTGATTGTAGCAATTA
This window encodes:
- a CDS encoding DUF475 domain-containing protein, whose amino-acid sequence is MKYFKGSLYFSVVVFFLVFLWGFHLGGINLAMEGLFIAAILSVMEVSLSFDNAVVNASVLKTMSAKWQKRFLTWGIIIAVFGMRLLFPILIVAI